One window from the genome of Marinobacter sp. es.048 encodes:
- the yidC gene encoding membrane protein insertase YidC encodes MDIQRIVLFAGLAIVSYLMVLAWNEDYHQQPQTAQVAESQPSQNNGSMGSSDDMVLPEEGTAQVDGDGEFTTPETGQAVVSSTENNTTVSDQFITVRTDVYDLQIDRVSGNLVKAQLLDYDDSLNSKEPLTLLNNTQNRLYVLESGLIGRDGPDSRKNGSAPVYNADASSYELAEGDNQLQVNLTYTTDSGVQITKHYQFERDSYEIGVKYLVENQSGENWQGNFTGKIVRDQSPDPTSQTSMGIQAFLGLVISSPEDPYEKFDFGDLQETQINQSVTNGWLAFLQHYFLSAWVPERDISAQYQTTQRGQNYVMGFVYPATTVAPGETAEIGARAYVGPKIIERLEAVAPNMDRTVDFGWLFFISLPLFIILDWFHSLVGNWGVAIILLTVLVKGVFFHLSATSYKSMAKMRAVAPQLTRLKELYGDDRQRMSQEMMALYKREKINPLGGCLPILVQMPVFISLYWVLFESVQLRHAPFMLWIQDLSVMDPYFILPILMGASMFLQMSLNPTPPDPMQAKIMKMMPLIFTVFFLWFPAGLVLYWLVNNILSIAQQWYITRKIEAEMAGKKH; translated from the coding sequence ATGGATATTCAACGCATCGTATTATTTGCCGGCCTGGCTATTGTCAGTTATCTGATGGTGCTTGCCTGGAATGAGGATTACCATCAGCAGCCGCAGACGGCTCAAGTCGCTGAATCGCAGCCTTCGCAAAACAACGGCAGCATGGGCAGTTCAGACGATATGGTGCTTCCGGAGGAAGGTACTGCACAGGTAGACGGTGACGGCGAGTTCACTACACCGGAAACAGGTCAGGCTGTCGTAAGCTCAACAGAAAACAACACCACCGTCAGCGATCAGTTCATTACTGTCCGCACTGACGTGTACGACCTGCAAATTGATCGGGTAAGCGGTAACCTGGTGAAAGCCCAGTTGCTTGACTACGACGACTCCCTGAACAGCAAGGAACCGCTGACACTCCTGAACAACACGCAGAACCGTCTCTACGTTCTTGAAAGCGGTCTGATCGGTCGTGACGGTCCTGATAGCCGCAAAAACGGTTCCGCTCCCGTCTACAATGCAGACGCCTCCAGCTATGAGCTGGCTGAGGGTGACAACCAGCTCCAGGTAAACCTGACATACACCACCGATAGCGGTGTGCAGATCACCAAGCACTACCAGTTTGAACGCGACAGCTATGAGATAGGCGTCAAGTACCTGGTTGAGAACCAGTCCGGTGAAAACTGGCAAGGCAATTTCACCGGCAAGATCGTCCGTGACCAGTCTCCAGACCCAACCTCCCAGACCAGCATGGGTATTCAGGCATTTCTTGGCCTGGTGATCAGCTCCCCGGAAGATCCCTACGAGAAATTCGATTTTGGCGACCTGCAGGAGACCCAGATCAACCAGTCCGTCACCAACGGCTGGCTGGCCTTTCTCCAGCACTACTTCCTGTCTGCCTGGGTACCCGAACGTGACATCTCTGCCCAGTATCAGACCACACAACGTGGCCAGAACTACGTGATGGGCTTTGTCTACCCCGCCACCACAGTAGCGCCGGGCGAGACCGCCGAGATCGGTGCACGGGCTTATGTCGGACCGAAAATCATTGAGCGTCTGGAAGCCGTGGCTCCGAACATGGACCGTACCGTTGATTTCGGCTGGCTGTTCTTTATTTCCCTGCCGCTGTTCATCATTCTGGATTGGTTCCACAGCCTTGTTGGCAACTGGGGTGTTGCCATCATCCTGCTGACGGTTCTGGTCAAGGGGGTGTTCTTCCACCTGTCCGCCACCAGTTACAAGTCCATGGCCAAAATGCGGGCGGTAGCGCCTCAGCTGACCCGGCTAAAAGAGCTCTATGGTGACGACCGACAGCGCATGTCCCAGGAAATGATGGCGCTGTACAAGCGGGAGAAGATCAATCCGCTCGGGGGCTGTCTGCCAATACTGGTGCAGATGCCCGTGTTCATCTCCCTGTACTGGGTACTGTTTGAGAGTGTCCAGCTACGCCATGCGCCATTCATGCTGTGGATTCAGGATCTGTCGGTGATGGACCCGTATTTCATCCTGCCGATTCTGATGGGCGCCAGCATGTTCCTGCAGATGAGTCTGAACCCGACGCCGCCGGATCCCATGCAGGCCAAGATCATGAAGATGATGCCGTTGATCTTCACCGTGTTCTTCCTGTGGTTCCCGGCCGGTCTGGTACTGTACTGGCTGGTAAACAACATTCTGTCCATTGCCCAGCAGTGGTACATTACCCGCAAGATCGAAGCAGAAATGGCCGGTAAAAAGCACTGA